A portion of the Burkholderia pseudomultivorans genome contains these proteins:
- a CDS encoding CaiB/BaiF CoA transferase family protein yields MTNEPRALPLAGVKVLDFSRVLAGPWCAMVLADFGAEVIKVEHPARGDDTRDWGLRIGDTETTYFNSVNRSKRSICVDLQTDAGRRLARELAAQADVLIHNFKFGGAEKLGLGYDALAALNPRLVHCAISGYDRSGAEAARPGYDLVVQGEAGLMALNGEADQPPLKFGVAAVDLFTGMYSAQAILAALVERETTGRGRRVEMALFDCGLMITAYYGLDALLTGEDPPRYGNAHPSIVPYGVFDAADGPLVITVGNNTQFARFCDVLERPDLAADARFVTNLGRSENRADLLPELRRELARRPRAKLLAALADAGIPCGEVLGLHEALTSERATRAGLVTRQPHPVAGAVDVLAPPYRFDGARLPVRGAPPVLGADTEAVLGGWLGLSADEVARLRSERVV; encoded by the coding sequence ATGACGAACGAACCGCGCGCGTTGCCGCTCGCCGGCGTGAAGGTGCTCGATTTCTCGCGCGTGCTCGCGGGTCCGTGGTGTGCGATGGTGCTCGCCGATTTCGGCGCGGAAGTGATCAAGGTCGAGCATCCGGCGCGCGGCGACGACACGCGCGACTGGGGGCTGCGGATCGGCGATACCGAGACCACCTACTTCAACAGCGTGAACCGCAGCAAGCGCTCGATCTGCGTCGACCTGCAGACGGATGCGGGCCGGCGCCTTGCGCGCGAACTGGCCGCGCAGGCCGACGTGCTGATCCACAACTTCAAGTTCGGCGGCGCGGAAAAGCTCGGCCTCGGCTACGACGCGCTCGCGGCACTGAATCCGCGTCTCGTGCACTGCGCGATTTCGGGCTACGACCGCTCGGGCGCCGAGGCCGCGCGGCCCGGCTACGACCTCGTCGTGCAGGGCGAGGCCGGGCTGATGGCGCTGAACGGCGAGGCCGACCAGCCGCCGCTGAAGTTCGGCGTCGCGGCGGTCGACCTGTTCACCGGCATGTATTCGGCGCAGGCGATCCTCGCCGCGCTGGTCGAGCGTGAGACGACCGGGCGCGGCCGGCGCGTCGAGATGGCGCTGTTCGACTGCGGGCTGATGATCACCGCGTACTACGGGCTCGATGCACTGCTGACGGGCGAGGATCCGCCGCGCTACGGCAACGCGCATCCGTCGATCGTGCCGTACGGCGTGTTCGACGCGGCCGACGGCCCGCTCGTGATCACGGTCGGCAACAACACGCAGTTCGCGCGCTTTTGCGACGTGCTCGAACGACCCGACCTCGCTGCCGACGCGCGTTTCGTGACCAACCTCGGCCGCTCGGAAAACCGCGCCGACCTGCTGCCCGAGCTGCGCCGCGAACTCGCGCGCCGGCCGCGCGCGAAGCTGCTCGCGGCGCTCGCCGACGCCGGCATTCCGTGCGGCGAAGTGCTCGGGCTGCACGAGGCGCTGACGTCCGAGCGCGCGACGCGTGCCGGGCTCGTCACGCGGCAGCCGCATCCGGTCGCGGGCGCGGTCGACGTGCTCGCGCCGCCGTACCGGTTCGACGGCGCGCGGCTGCCGGTGCGCGGCGCACCGCCGGTGCTCGGCGCCGACACGGAGGCCGTGCTGGGCGGCTGGCTCGGGCTGTCGGCGGACGAGGTCGCGCGGCTGCGGTCCGAGCGCGTGGTCTGA
- a CDS encoding sensor histidine kinase: MKEQAAPPAGGAPRGGDPEAYDTIGDPHRQEVSTVKRRLLVLVVLAALLGAACALTWTFTWRRGVAELQRNAAVRVDRTTNALKSTLDRYESLPYLLGSHPYVQDLLGEPKRADYAARANRYLEDLNEHAHATVTYVIGADGLCVAASNWRAPDSFVGIGYRFRPYFIDAMHGQVGRFFGIGTISRDPGYYISQPVWRDGRIAGVVVVKLNLEWFQGADASEPLVVADDHGVVFLSSVPAWKYHTLRPLTGPVAASIFETRQYAQQPVTPLPLRVEQVLGADAEIVRLGPGLRAPRFLATRRRIGEPDWQLVTLAPIAPVDADARNATIVTGFGFVSVALLAFYWRMRRARVREMIRGRALLQQAYAELNRRVEERTADLSEANEQLQKEVGDRIRAEQELRAAHDELIQASKLAALGQMAAGITHELNQPLAALRSFSDNTRVLLDRGEQGAARENLEAIAALTERMGKITNQLKLFVGRAKPRNERALVVRALRGVLALLGERLDGVALTLTLRDATVSPPRDAPLDPADDHPELVARCEDLRLEQVLINLLGNALDAVAGVAAPAIDVTVAVSGATLGIEVRDNGPGIAPELLPRLFEPFFTTKEMGRGLGLGLAISSSIASDAGGALTARNAPSGGALFVLTLRRARTHHPDAASETAGSH, from the coding sequence ATGAAGGAGCAGGCGGCACCGCCCGCGGGCGGCGCGCCGCGCGGCGGCGATCCGGAGGCCTATGACACAATAGGCGATCCGCATCGCCAGGAAGTCTCGACCGTGAAGCGCCGCCTGCTCGTCCTCGTCGTGCTCGCCGCCCTGCTCGGCGCGGCCTGCGCGCTGACGTGGACCTTCACGTGGCGGCGCGGCGTCGCCGAACTGCAGCGCAACGCGGCGGTGCGCGTCGATCGCACCACCAATGCGCTGAAAAGCACGCTCGACCGCTATGAATCGCTGCCGTACCTGCTCGGCAGCCATCCCTACGTGCAGGACCTGCTGGGCGAGCCGAAGCGCGCCGACTACGCCGCGCGCGCGAACCGCTATCTCGAAGATCTCAACGAACACGCCCATGCGACCGTCACCTACGTGATCGGCGCGGACGGGCTGTGCGTCGCCGCGAGCAACTGGCGCGCGCCCGACAGCTTCGTCGGGATCGGATACCGTTTCCGCCCGTATTTCATTGACGCGATGCACGGCCAGGTCGGCCGCTTCTTCGGGATCGGCACGATCTCGCGCGATCCCGGCTACTACATCTCGCAGCCGGTGTGGCGCGACGGCCGGATCGCGGGCGTCGTCGTCGTGAAGCTCAACCTCGAATGGTTCCAGGGCGCCGACGCGTCCGAGCCGCTCGTCGTCGCCGACGATCACGGCGTCGTGTTCCTGTCGTCGGTGCCCGCGTGGAAGTACCACACGCTGCGGCCGCTGACGGGGCCGGTCGCCGCGTCGATCTTCGAGACGCGCCAGTATGCGCAGCAGCCGGTCACGCCGCTGCCGCTGCGGGTCGAGCAGGTGCTCGGCGCCGACGCGGAGATCGTGCGCCTCGGGCCGGGCCTGCGCGCGCCGCGCTTTCTCGCGACCCGGCGCAGGATCGGCGAGCCCGACTGGCAGCTGGTCACGCTCGCGCCGATCGCGCCGGTCGATGCCGACGCGCGCAATGCGACGATCGTCACCGGCTTCGGTTTCGTGTCGGTCGCGCTGCTCGCGTTCTACTGGCGGATGCGCCGCGCGCGCGTGCGCGAGATGATCCGCGGCCGCGCCTTGCTGCAGCAGGCCTACGCGGAGCTGAACCGGCGCGTCGAGGAGCGCACGGCCGACCTGTCGGAAGCGAACGAGCAGTTGCAGAAGGAAGTCGGCGACCGGATCCGCGCGGAGCAGGAACTGCGCGCCGCGCACGACGAGCTGATCCAGGCCAGCAAGCTGGCCGCGCTCGGCCAGATGGCGGCCGGCATCACGCACGAGCTGAACCAGCCGCTGGCCGCGCTGCGCAGCTTCTCGGACAATACGCGCGTGCTGCTCGATCGCGGCGAGCAGGGCGCCGCGCGCGAGAACCTCGAGGCGATCGCCGCGCTGACCGAGCGGATGGGCAAGATCACGAACCAGTTGAAGCTGTTCGTCGGTCGGGCGAAGCCGCGCAACGAGCGGGCGCTCGTCGTGCGTGCGCTGCGCGGCGTGCTGGCGCTGCTCGGCGAGCGGCTGGACGGGGTCGCGCTGACGTTGACGCTGCGGGATGCGACGGTGTCGCCCCCGCGCGACGCACCGCTCGATCCGGCCGACGACCATCCCGAACTCGTCGCGCGCTGCGAGGACCTGCGTCTGGAGCAGGTGCTGATCAACCTGCTCGGCAACGCGCTCGACGCGGTCGCCGGGGTCGCCGCGCCGGCCATCGACGTGACGGTCGCGGTGTCGGGCGCGACGCTCGGGATCGAGGTGCGCGACAACGGGCCGGGCATTGCGCCCGAGCTGCTGCCGCGCCTGTTCGAACCGTTCTTCACGACCAAGGAAATGGGGCGCGGACTCGGCCTCGGGCTCGCGATCTCGTCGTCGATCGCGAGCGACGCGGGCGGCGCGCTGACCGCGCGCAACGCACCGTCGGGCGGCGCGCTGTTCGTATTGACGCTGCGCCGGGCGCGCACGCATCATCCGGACGCCGCGTCCGAAACGGCGGGCTCGCATTGA
- a CDS encoding acyl-CoA dehydrogenase family protein: MDFQHTEDRRMLADTLNRFIAEQYPFAVRDRIAQSADGFDRAMWQRFAELGAIGALFPEADGGFGGAGFDIAVVFECLGRGLVVEPFLGALLAGRALALAGGDAHRAKLAALIDGSASAAFAHDEPGSHYELTTVRTRAERSGDGWVLTGAKGVVEQAAQAAFFVVSARVAGADDDAAGIGLFVVPADAPGVSLRDYRKIDGGRAAELRFERVALPADAALVDPHGEQGAARLEQVLGFGLLALSAQALGAMDVAKEYTLDYLRTRKQFGMPIGSFQALQHRMADLLLEVEQARSAVINAAAQLDAPRLVRERALAAAKYTIGRIGTLVAEESIQLHGGIGMTWELPLSHYAKRLVMIDHQLGDEDHHLARYIALSKR, translated from the coding sequence ATGGATTTCCAGCACACAGAAGACCGCCGGATGCTGGCGGACACGTTGAACCGCTTCATCGCCGAGCAGTATCCGTTCGCGGTGCGCGATCGCATCGCGCAGTCGGCCGACGGCTTCGATCGCGCGATGTGGCAGCGCTTCGCCGAGCTCGGCGCGATCGGCGCGCTGTTTCCGGAGGCCGACGGCGGCTTCGGCGGCGCGGGCTTCGATATCGCGGTGGTGTTCGAATGCCTCGGCCGCGGGCTCGTCGTCGAACCGTTTCTCGGCGCCTTGCTCGCGGGGCGCGCGCTTGCGCTCGCCGGCGGCGACGCGCATCGCGCGAAGCTCGCGGCGCTGATCGACGGCAGCGCGAGCGCCGCGTTCGCGCACGACGAGCCGGGCTCGCACTACGAACTGACGACCGTGCGCACGCGCGCCGAGCGTTCCGGTGACGGCTGGGTGTTGACGGGCGCGAAGGGCGTCGTCGAGCAGGCCGCGCAGGCCGCATTCTTCGTCGTCAGCGCGCGCGTGGCCGGCGCCGACGACGACGCGGCCGGCATCGGCCTGTTCGTCGTGCCCGCCGACGCACCGGGCGTGTCGCTGCGCGACTACCGGAAGATCGACGGCGGCCGCGCGGCCGAACTGCGCTTCGAGCGCGTCGCCCTGCCGGCCGATGCCGCGCTCGTCGATCCGCACGGCGAGCAGGGCGCCGCACGGCTCGAACAGGTGCTCGGCTTCGGGCTGCTCGCGCTGTCGGCGCAGGCGCTCGGCGCGATGGACGTGGCGAAGGAATACACGCTGGACTACCTGCGCACGCGCAAGCAGTTCGGTATGCCGATCGGCAGCTTCCAGGCGCTGCAGCACCGCATGGCCGACCTGCTGCTCGAGGTCGAGCAGGCGCGCTCGGCGGTGATCAACGCGGCCGCACAGCTCGATGCGCCGCGCCTGGTGCGCGAACGCGCGCTCGCGGCGGCGAAATACACGATCGGCCGGATCGGCACGCTCGTCGCCGAGGAGAGCATCCAGCTGCACGGCGGGATCGGCATGACCTGGGAACTGCCGCTGTCGCACTATGCGAAGCGCCTCGTGATGATCGATCACCAGCTCGGCGACGAGGACCACCATCTCGCACGCTATATCGCGCTGTCGAAACGGTAA
- a CDS encoding acyl-CoA dehydrogenase family protein gives MDLNFTPEEEAFRTDVQRFLAAELPERMARKVKGGLHLTRDDMREWHAILNARGWLASHWPREYGGPGWSVAQKFLFDNECALAGAPRIVPFGVNMLGPVLIKYGSEAQKRHWLPRILDGSDWWCQGYSEPGAGSDLASVKTSAVRRRDAQGDHYIVNGQKTWTTLGHYANMIFCLVRTATDVRKQEGISFLLIDMNTPGVEVRPIVTLDGEHEVNEVFFTDVRVPAENLVGEENRGWTYAKYLLTYERTNIAGVGFSTAALDRLRAVAAKLTKNGRPLADDPFFAARVARVEIELDNMRTTNLRVLAAVAGGGAPGAESSMLKIRGTQIRQEITSLMRRAMGPYAQPFVDDALDADYDGEPVGPDEAASAALQYFNNRKLSIFGGSNEIQKNIIAKMMLGL, from the coding sequence ATGGACCTCAATTTCACTCCCGAAGAGGAAGCGTTCCGCACCGACGTGCAGCGCTTCCTCGCCGCTGAACTGCCCGAGCGCATGGCGCGCAAGGTGAAGGGCGGCCTGCACCTGACGCGCGACGACATGCGCGAATGGCATGCGATCCTCAACGCGCGCGGCTGGCTCGCGAGCCACTGGCCGCGCGAATACGGCGGCCCCGGCTGGAGCGTCGCGCAGAAGTTCCTGTTCGACAACGAGTGCGCGCTCGCGGGCGCGCCGCGCATCGTGCCGTTCGGCGTGAACATGCTCGGGCCGGTGCTGATCAAGTACGGCAGCGAAGCGCAGAAGCGCCACTGGCTGCCGCGCATCCTCGACGGCTCCGACTGGTGGTGCCAGGGCTACTCGGAGCCGGGCGCCGGCTCGGATCTCGCGTCGGTGAAGACGAGCGCGGTGCGGCGCAGGGACGCGCAGGGCGATCACTACATCGTGAACGGCCAGAAGACGTGGACCACGCTCGGCCACTACGCGAACATGATCTTCTGCCTCGTGCGCACCGCGACCGACGTGCGCAAGCAGGAGGGCATTAGCTTCCTGCTGATCGACATGAACACGCCGGGCGTCGAGGTGCGCCCGATCGTCACGCTCGACGGCGAGCACGAAGTCAACGAGGTGTTCTTCACCGACGTGCGCGTGCCGGCCGAGAACCTCGTCGGCGAGGAGAACCGCGGCTGGACCTATGCGAAATACCTGCTCACCTACGAGCGCACCAACATCGCGGGCGTCGGCTTCTCGACGGCCGCGCTCGACCGGCTGCGCGCGGTCGCCGCGAAGCTGACGAAGAACGGCCGGCCGCTCGCCGACGATCCGTTCTTCGCGGCGCGCGTCGCGCGCGTCGAGATCGAGCTCGACAACATGCGCACGACCAACCTGCGCGTGCTCGCCGCGGTCGCGGGCGGCGGCGCGCCGGGCGCGGAAAGCTCGATGCTGAAGATCCGCGGCACGCAGATCCGCCAGGAGATCACGTCGCTGATGCGGCGCGCGATGGGGCCGTATGCGCAGCCGTTCGTCGACGACGCGCTCGACGCCGACTACGACGGCGAGCCGGTCGGGCCCGACGAAGCCGCGAGCGCGGCGCTGCAGTACTTCAACAACCGCAAGCTGTCGATCTTCGGCGGCTCGAACGAGATCCAGAAGAACATCATCGCGAAGATGATGCTCGGGCTGTAA
- a CDS encoding dicarboxylate/amino acid:cation symporter: MKKKPIYKVLYVQVIFAIVVGVILGHYYPSLATEMKPLGDGFIKLIKMVIGPIIFCTVVTGIAGMEDMKKVGRVGGKALLYFEIVSTFALLLGLAATHILRPGVGFNIDPATLDGKAVASYAAKAHGQSTVDFLMHIIPNTMVDAFAQGEILQILLIALLFGSVLAHLGERGKVVTDFIDGLTRVLFGIVHIVTKLAPIGAFGAMAFTIGKYGVGSLVPLLKLIGTFYLTSVVFVLVVLGAIARFTGFSIIRFVSYIKEELLIVLGTSSSEAALPQLMEKLEKAGCSRSVVGLVVPTGYSFNLDGTNIYMTMAVLFIAQATNIELTWMQQLTLLAVAMLTSKGASGVTGAGFITLAATLAVVPTIPLSGMVLILGIDRFMSECRALTNIVGNGVATVVVSAWEKELDRAKLRQALKGGGEVATTETAGV, encoded by the coding sequence GTGAAGAAGAAACCCATCTACAAAGTGCTCTATGTGCAGGTGATCTTCGCCATCGTCGTCGGCGTGATCCTCGGTCACTACTATCCGTCGCTCGCCACCGAGATGAAACCGCTCGGCGACGGCTTCATCAAGCTGATCAAGATGGTGATCGGGCCGATCATCTTCTGTACGGTCGTGACCGGCATCGCCGGTATGGAGGACATGAAGAAGGTCGGGCGCGTCGGCGGCAAGGCGCTGCTGTACTTCGAGATCGTGTCGACCTTCGCGCTGCTGCTCGGCCTCGCGGCCACGCACATCCTGCGTCCGGGCGTCGGCTTCAACATCGATCCGGCGACGCTCGACGGCAAGGCCGTCGCGTCGTACGCGGCGAAGGCGCACGGCCAGTCGACGGTCGATTTCCTGATGCACATCATCCCGAACACGATGGTCGACGCGTTCGCGCAGGGCGAGATCCTGCAGATCCTGCTGATCGCGCTGCTGTTCGGCAGCGTGCTCGCGCACCTCGGCGAGCGCGGCAAGGTCGTCACCGACTTCATCGACGGGCTCACGCGCGTGCTGTTCGGCATCGTGCACATCGTCACGAAGCTCGCCCCGATCGGCGCGTTCGGCGCGATGGCGTTCACGATCGGCAAGTACGGCGTCGGCTCGCTGGTGCCGCTGCTCAAGCTGATCGGCACGTTCTACCTGACCTCCGTCGTGTTCGTGCTCGTCGTGCTCGGCGCGATCGCGCGCTTCACCGGCTTCTCGATCATCCGCTTCGTGTCCTACATCAAGGAAGAACTGCTGATCGTGCTCGGCACCAGCTCGTCGGAAGCCGCGCTGCCGCAGCTGATGGAGAAGCTCGAGAAGGCCGGCTGCTCGCGTTCGGTGGTCGGCCTCGTGGTGCCGACCGGCTATTCGTTCAACCTCGACGGCACCAACATCTACATGACGATGGCCGTGCTGTTCATCGCGCAGGCGACCAACATCGAACTGACGTGGATGCAGCAGCTCACGCTGCTCGCGGTCGCGATGCTGACCTCGAAGGGCGCGAGCGGCGTCACCGGCGCGGGCTTCATCACGCTCGCCGCGACGCTCGCCGTCGTGCCGACCATCCCGCTGTCGGGCATGGTGCTGATCCTCGGCATCGACCGCTTCATGAGCGAGTGCCGCGCGCTGACCAACATCGTCGGCAACGGCGTCGCGACGGTCGTCGTGTCGGCGTGGGAGAAGGAACTCGACCGCGCGAAACTGCGCCAGGCGCTGAAGGGCGGCGGCGAGGTCGCGACGACCGAGACGGCCGGCGTCTGA
- a CDS encoding DUF485 domain-containing protein has protein sequence MELSVIESVTARRDYQQLVRARRRFSFVLTALMIATYYGFILLVALAPHVLAAPLYRGATTTVGIVAGVAIIAIAIGLTACYVLRANRAFDRQVDAILART, from the coding sequence ATGGAGCTTTCCGTCATCGAATCGGTCACGGCGCGCCGCGACTACCAGCAGCTCGTACGCGCGCGGCGCCGCTTCAGCTTCGTGCTGACGGCGCTGATGATCGCGACCTACTACGGCTTCATCCTGCTCGTCGCGCTCGCGCCGCACGTGCTCGCCGCGCCGCTGTACCGCGGCGCGACGACGACGGTCGGGATCGTCGCGGGCGTCGCGATCATCGCGATCGCGATCGGCCTGACTGCGTGCTACGTGCTGCGCGCGAATCGTGCGTTCGACCGCCAGGTCGACGCGATCCTCGCCCGCACTTGA
- a CDS encoding cation acetate symporter — MRRSSTALGAFFTLLCSSAHAVSVAGPMPDRVELNPVAIAMFFAFVFATLALTRWAARRTRSTRDFYTAGGGITGLQNGLAIAGDYMSAASFLGLSGMVFMFGFDGLIYSIGFLVGWPFVMFLIAEPLRNLGRFTFVDVVAYRFAQRPIRLLTSANALTIVVLYLVVQMVGAGKLIQLLFGLSYGAAELIVGVLMVVYVFFGGMTATTWVQVIKAVLLLCGATLLALLALGEFGFSVDEMFRRAVAVHPGALGIMGPGKLIRDPANALSLGIALMFGTAGFPHILMRFFTVPNAREARKSVLYATGFIGYFYLLTFVIGFSAIVLLAQHPEFFRLGADGTFNLTRDLLGGSNMVAVKLAQAVGGNGFYGFIAAVTFATILAVVAGLTLAGATTISHDLYAQMWARGKPDERLEMRISRAATIGLSAVAIGLSILFEHVNVAFMVGLVAAVAASANFPVLAMSIFWRGMTTRGAVLGGGLGLVSAVALTVLSKSVWVDVLHHAHAPVFLDNPALVSVPLAFVGIVLGSLADRGERARRERDAFAQQEFYAQTGVLAGQAVQH; from the coding sequence ATGCGACGTTCATCGACAGCGCTCGGCGCGTTCTTCACCTTGCTGTGCAGCTCGGCCCACGCGGTCTCGGTGGCGGGCCCGATGCCCGACCGGGTCGAGCTGAATCCGGTCGCGATCGCGATGTTCTTCGCGTTCGTGTTCGCGACGCTTGCGCTGACGCGCTGGGCCGCGCGGCGCACGCGTTCGACGCGCGACTTCTATACGGCCGGCGGCGGCATCACGGGCCTGCAGAACGGGCTCGCGATCGCGGGCGACTACATGTCGGCCGCGTCGTTCCTCGGGCTGTCCGGGATGGTGTTCATGTTCGGCTTCGACGGGCTGATCTATTCGATCGGCTTCCTGGTCGGCTGGCCGTTCGTGATGTTCCTGATCGCCGAGCCGCTGCGCAACCTCGGCCGGTTCACGTTCGTCGACGTCGTCGCGTACCGCTTCGCGCAGCGGCCGATCCGGCTGCTCACGTCCGCGAACGCGCTGACGATCGTCGTGCTGTACCTGGTCGTGCAGATGGTCGGCGCCGGCAAGCTGATCCAGCTGCTGTTCGGGCTGTCGTACGGCGCCGCCGAGCTGATCGTCGGCGTGCTGATGGTCGTCTACGTGTTCTTCGGCGGGATGACGGCCACCACCTGGGTGCAGGTGATCAAGGCGGTGCTGCTGCTGTGCGGCGCGACGCTGCTCGCGTTGCTCGCGCTCGGCGAGTTCGGTTTCAGCGTCGACGAGATGTTTCGCCGCGCGGTGGCCGTGCACCCGGGCGCGCTCGGGATCATGGGCCCCGGCAAGCTGATCCGCGACCCGGCCAACGCGCTGTCGCTCGGCATCGCGCTGATGTTCGGCACCGCGGGCTTCCCGCACATCCTGATGCGCTTCTTCACGGTGCCGAACGCGAGGGAGGCGCGCAAGTCGGTGCTGTATGCGACCGGCTTCATCGGCTACTTCTACCTGCTGACCTTCGTGATCGGCTTCTCGGCGATCGTGCTGCTCGCGCAGCATCCGGAATTCTTCCGGCTCGGCGCGGACGGCACCTTCAACCTGACGCGCGACCTGCTCGGCGGTTCGAACATGGTGGCGGTGAAGCTCGCGCAGGCGGTCGGCGGCAACGGGTTCTACGGGTTCATCGCGGCCGTCACGTTCGCGACGATCCTCGCGGTGGTCGCCGGGCTGACGCTCGCCGGCGCGACGACCATCTCGCACGACCTGTACGCGCAGATGTGGGCGCGCGGCAAGCCCGACGAGCGGCTCGAGATGCGCATCTCGCGCGCGGCGACGATCGGCCTGTCGGCGGTCGCGATCGGGCTGTCGATCCTGTTCGAGCACGTAAACGTCGCGTTCATGGTCGGTCTCGTCGCCGCGGTGGCCGCCAGCGCGAATTTCCCGGTGCTCGCGATGTCGATCTTCTGGCGCGGCATGACGACGCGCGGCGCGGTGCTCGGCGGCGGCCTCGGCCTCGTGTCGGCCGTGGCGCTCACGGTGCTGTCGAAGTCGGTGTGGGTCGACGTGCTGCACCACGCGCATGCGCCGGTGTTCCTCGACAACCCGGCGCTGGTCTCGGTGCCGCTCGCGTTCGTCGGGATCGTGCTGGGCTCGCTCGCGGACCGCGGCGAGCGCGCGCGGCGCGAGCGCGATGCCTTCGCGCAGCAGGAGTTCTACGCGCAGACGGGCGTGCTTGCCGGGCAGGCCGTGCAGCACTGA